One segment of Halococcus salsus DNA contains the following:
- a CDS encoding NosD domain-containing protein, which produces MNALPAGSNRSQSTLAAVVLAALAVLALAVAPVGLAGAQPAGATPVNACTTIDTPGRYVLTENVTGDVADEDEACIEVTSGNVTLDGAGHSVTGTGTGHGVEVDGAQTPVTNVTVERLHANEWTVGVFLLGVDESTVRDVIANGTISGVSLAQSGESRVIDTTAYNNSIGIAVGGMSHNNTVRNAVAVQNKWGIHFERESGNNTVRNSVARNNSNWDYYGMRNRGPNTVSNLELSTATLSFTAQNVAFRSITDPPALPAGTANRGAYVEAFAAAGDSSLSLTMDDGAGGGAATLWRASQGSWSRVPGATSDGGTVSGANLTAFGVFGALSDSGNGGPANVTASDSPSVQRTMTTVPGSAATSTATPATTDATAATSVGSNATGVAAGANGSTAADESTERPGAEPGTAASDGSEADTAAPETGDAGGLLSSTVGWAKVIFAAAALVALVLLGTVVVIRRRRGRNRGF; this is translated from the coding sequence ATGAACGCCCTCCCCGCCGGTTCGAACCGCAGTCAGAGCACCCTTGCCGCCGTCGTTCTCGCGGCGCTCGCCGTCCTCGCCCTCGCCGTCGCCCCGGTCGGTCTCGCGGGCGCACAGCCCGCCGGCGCGACCCCGGTGAACGCGTGTACCACCATCGACACCCCGGGACGATACGTCCTCACCGAGAACGTCACGGGCGACGTCGCGGACGAGGACGAGGCCTGTATCGAGGTCACGAGCGGAAACGTCACCCTCGACGGCGCGGGCCACTCTGTCACGGGAACCGGGACGGGCCACGGCGTCGAGGTCGACGGCGCGCAGACCCCGGTCACGAACGTCACCGTCGAGCGCCTCCACGCGAACGAGTGGACGGTCGGGGTGTTCCTGCTCGGTGTCGACGAGAGCACGGTTCGGGACGTCATCGCCAACGGCACCATCTCGGGGGTCTCGCTCGCACAATCGGGTGAGAGCCGGGTCATCGATACCACCGCGTACAACAACTCGATCGGGATCGCGGTCGGCGGGATGAGTCACAACAACACGGTCCGAAACGCTGTCGCAGTGCAGAACAAGTGGGGGATCCACTTCGAGCGCGAGAGCGGGAACAACACCGTCCGGAACAGCGTCGCGCGCAACAACTCGAACTGGGATTACTACGGGATGCGTAACCGCGGGCCGAACACGGTCTCGAACCTCGAACTCTCGACGGCCACCCTCTCGTTCACCGCACAGAACGTGGCGTTCAGGTCCATCACCGACCCGCCCGCGCTCCCCGCCGGCACCGCGAACCGTGGGGCCTACGTCGAGGCCTTCGCCGCCGCCGGTGACTCCTCGCTCTCGTTGACGATGGACGACGGAGCGGGCGGCGGTGCGGCCACCCTCTGGCGCGCGAGCCAGGGAAGCTGGTCACGGGTGCCGGGCGCGACGAGCGACGGCGGCACCGTCTCGGGGGCCAACCTCACGGCGTTCGGGGTCTTCGGCGCGCTCTCGGACAGCGGCAACGGCGGCCCGGCGAACGTGACGGCCAGCGACTCACCCTCGGTCCAGCGCACGATGACCACCGTTCCGGGGAGCGCCGCCACGAGCACGGCGACACCGGCCACCACCGACGCGACGGCGGCCACGTCCGTCGGCTCGAACGCCACGGGGGTCGCCGCGGGAGCCAACGGGTCGACGGCCGCGGACGAGAGCACCGAACGGCCGGGAGCCGAGCCGGGAACGGCGGCATCGGACGGTTCGGAAGCTGATACGGCCGCCCCCGAGACCGGGGACGCCGGCGGCCTGCTCTCCTCGACCGTCGGCTGGGCCAAGGTCATCTTCGCCGCGGCGGCGCTCGTCGCGCTGGTCCTGCTCGGGACGGTCGTCGTGATCCGGCGTCGTCGTGGCCGGAATCGCGGGTTCTGA
- a CDS encoding sodium:calcium antiporter, producing the protein MTSVLVSGLPLALVSGVLGNTILLVGSFVLLLLGAEIFTNGVEWLGQYLGLGDSATGSVLAAVGTALPETLIPVIAILGAYLSGEGSESASDIGVGAILGAPFLLATIAMFLVGVSVLVFSGRRDHGSEFYVNDESTQRDLFFFFVGYVLAVAAAFVTGIATVVIGAFLVFWYGLYLYRTISADDMVEGEEELDPLYLGRVVEHLGGDPATDDDGRGEDPAGWTVGLQTLIALAVIIGGAQLFVGEVSYFSNQVVSIPAAILSLLLAPFATELPEKFNSIIWIADDKDTLALGNITGAMAFQGTLPVTLGILFTTWDLTLQWGTTGFLNALSAVLALVSAAILYVRARRDTTDSMHPAPFLVGGLFYALFIGIVLYHVFVIGLSGVPTH; encoded by the coding sequence ATGACTTCGGTGCTCGTGTCCGGGCTCCCTCTTGCTCTCGTCTCCGGGGTTCTCGGGAACACGATTCTCCTCGTCGGTTCGTTCGTCCTCCTCCTGCTCGGCGCGGAGATCTTCACCAACGGCGTCGAGTGGTTGGGCCAGTACCTCGGCCTCGGCGACAGCGCCACCGGGAGCGTCCTCGCGGCGGTCGGCACCGCGCTCCCCGAGACCCTCATCCCCGTGATCGCCATCCTCGGCGCGTACCTCTCGGGCGAGGGCAGCGAGTCCGCGAGCGACATCGGGGTGGGCGCGATCCTCGGGGCCCCGTTCCTGCTCGCCACGATCGCGATGTTCCTCGTCGGGGTGAGCGTGCTGGTCTTCAGTGGCCGGCGCGACCACGGCAGCGAGTTCTACGTCAACGACGAGTCCACCCAGCGCGACCTCTTCTTCTTCTTCGTCGGCTACGTGCTCGCGGTGGCCGCGGCGTTCGTCACCGGTATCGCGACGGTCGTCATCGGCGCGTTCCTGGTCTTCTGGTACGGCCTCTACCTCTACCGCACCATCAGCGCCGACGACATGGTCGAGGGCGAGGAGGAACTCGACCCCCTCTATCTCGGTCGGGTCGTCGAGCACCTCGGTGGCGATCCGGCCACCGACGACGACGGCCGCGGCGAGGACCCCGCCGGCTGGACCGTCGGGCTCCAGACCCTGATCGCGCTCGCGGTGATCATCGGCGGCGCACAGCTGTTCGTCGGCGAGGTGAGCTACTTCTCGAACCAGGTCGTCTCGATCCCCGCCGCGATCCTCTCGCTCCTGCTCGCGCCGTTCGCCACGGAACTCCCCGAGAAGTTCAACAGCATCATCTGGATCGCCGACGACAAGGACACCCTCGCGCTCGGGAACATCACCGGCGCGATGGCGTTTCAGGGCACCCTACCAGTGACCCTCGGGATCCTCTTCACCACCTGGGACCTCACCCTCCAGTGGGGGACGACTGGCTTCCTCAACGCCCTCTCGGCCGTGCTCGCGCTCGTGAGCGCCGCGATCCTCTACGTTCGGGCGCGCCGGGACACCACGGACTCGATGCACCCCGCCCCGTTCCTGGTCGGGGGGTTGTTCTACGCTCTCTTCATCGGTATCGTGCTCTATCACGTCTTCGTGATCGGGCTCTCGGGCGTTCCCACCCACTGA
- a CDS encoding sodium:calcium antiporter, with the protein MFPSPSLPAATVPLDRAGILVGSFLLLLVGAEVFTNGVEWLGQRLGISESATGSILAALGTALPETLIPVIAILQGGSAADDIGVGAILGAPLLLATVAMFLVGASAYLFAGRREADEAVRYPPESTERDLSVFLFAYVLAVAAAFVPSHLVSVGIAVVLVGLYAVYVHRSVRSGDLVDGDDMDDHYLGKIVERGLGAAGIESERDNGSDPHSLLVGLQTLLALGFIVLGAQLFVTEIEFFSETVLSVPAAVVSLLLAPLATELPETFNSVLWMARGSDTLALGNITGAMVFQSTIPVTLGILFTSWDLSLQWGTTGFLNALSAVLALVSAGLVYRRVRSADGRELRPAPFLLGGVLYVGFVAFALYAVLVLGASTV; encoded by the coding sequence GTGTTTCCTTCGCCCTCCCTCCCGGCCGCGACGGTGCCGCTCGACCGGGCGGGGATCCTCGTGGGGTCGTTCCTCCTCCTGCTCGTCGGTGCCGAGGTCTTCACCAACGGCGTCGAGTGGCTCGGTCAGCGCCTCGGGATCTCCGAGAGCGCCACCGGGTCGATCCTCGCGGCGCTCGGCACCGCCCTCCCCGAGACCCTCATTCCCGTGATCGCCATCCTCCAGGGCGGCAGCGCGGCCGACGACATCGGCGTGGGCGCGATCCTCGGCGCGCCGCTGTTGCTCGCCACGGTCGCGATGTTCCTCGTCGGCGCATCGGCCTACCTCTTCGCCGGTCGCCGGGAGGCCGACGAGGCGGTCCGGTATCCCCCCGAGTCCACCGAGCGCGACCTCTCCGTCTTCCTGTTCGCCTACGTGCTCGCGGTGGCCGCGGCGTTCGTCCCCTCCCATCTGGTTTCAGTCGGGATCGCGGTCGTGCTCGTCGGGCTCTACGCGGTCTACGTCCATCGATCCGTGCGAAGCGGCGACCTCGTGGACGGGGACGATATGGACGACCACTACCTCGGGAAGATCGTCGAGCGGGGTCTCGGAGCCGCCGGTATCGAGAGCGAACGCGACAACGGCAGCGACCCCCACTCGCTCCTCGTCGGGCTCCAGACCCTCCTGGCGCTCGGGTTCATCGTGCTCGGCGCGCAGCTGTTCGTGACCGAGATCGAGTTCTTCTCCGAGACGGTGCTCTCGGTGCCGGCGGCGGTGGTCTCGTTGTTGCTCGCACCGCTGGCGACCGAACTCCCCGAGACGTTCAACAGCGTGCTCTGGATGGCCCGCGGGAGCGACACCCTCGCGCTCGGCAACATCACCGGCGCGATGGTCTTCCAGAGCACCATCCCCGTCACCCTCGGGATCCTGTTCACCTCGTGGGACCTCAGCCTCCAGTGGGGCACCACGGGCTTTCTCAACGCCCTCTCGGCCGTGCTCGCGCTCGTGAGTGCCGGGCTGGTCTACCGCCGGGTGCGGTCGGCCGACGGCCGCGAGCTCCGGCCCGCACCGTTCCTGCTCGGTGGCGTCCTCTACGTCGGGTTCGTGGCGTTCGCGCTCTATGCCGTTCTCGTACTCGGTGCGAGCACTGTGTAG
- a CDS encoding winged helix-turn-helix domain-containing protein, producing MATELHTETEPYADDTPLTHLFGSGARVKILAALLGEEDTDLNVTDIARLAGVARSTVYDHIDELRELGVVEQTRDVGDSPMYRFDTDTDVGEYVAKLEGVALRRLLERDGHLD from the coding sequence ATGGCCACGGAGCTCCACACCGAAACGGAACCCTACGCCGACGACACGCCGCTCACCCATCTGTTCGGGTCCGGCGCGCGGGTGAAGATCCTCGCCGCGCTGCTCGGCGAGGAGGATACCGATCTCAACGTGACCGACATCGCGCGGCTCGCTGGCGTCGCCCGCAGCACCGTCTACGACCACATCGACGAACTACGGGAACTCGGCGTCGTCGAGCAGACCCGAGACGTCGGCGACAGCCCGATGTATCGGTTCGACACCGACACCGACGTCGGCGAGTACGTCGCGAAACTCGAAGGCGTGGCGCTCCGGCGATTGCTCGAGCGGGACGGACACCTCGACTGA
- a CDS encoding SRPBCC family protein encodes MNTIDISTVVYLPPEEVYDVLIDFPRYPRYSEHLRGVDRQGDGSAGTTYDLHFAWWKLTYTARSRVTDTDPPNRIDWRVVKDIDANGHWAVEEREPPEGREHASTVHFRVEYDTDSVNPSNFDLPRLVSLSWVVEKVKPVIEREGQRVVERVVADIEGERRPVDLDIETR; translated from the coding sequence GTGAACACCATCGATATCAGCACGGTCGTCTACCTCCCGCCGGAGGAGGTCTACGACGTGCTTATCGACTTTCCGCGGTATCCGCGCTACTCGGAGCACCTGCGTGGGGTCGACCGCCAGGGCGACGGCTCGGCGGGCACGACCTACGACCTCCACTTCGCGTGGTGGAAACTCACCTACACCGCGCGTTCGCGGGTCACCGACACCGACCCGCCCAACCGCATCGACTGGCGGGTCGTGAAGGACATCGACGCCAACGGCCACTGGGCGGTCGAGGAGCGCGAGCCGCCCGAGGGCCGCGAGCACGCCTCGACGGTCCACTTCCGGGTCGAGTACGACACGGACTCGGTGAACCCCTCGAACTTCGACCTCCCCCGACTGGTCTCGCTGTCGTGGGTGGTCGAGAAGGTCAAACCCGTCATCGAGCGCGAGGGCCAGCGGGTCGTCGAACGCGTCGTCGCCGACATCGAGGGCGAGCGCCGACCCGTCGACCTCGACATCGAGACGCGGTAG
- the coaBC gene encoding bifunctional phosphopantothenoylcysteine decarboxylase/phosphopantothenate--cysteine ligase CoaBC — MLEGANVALGVSGSIAAVKTVELAHELRRRGATVRAVMTESAQGIVHPWAVEFATENPVVTEITGRIEHVDLCGRDGWADVLLVAPATANTVGKMAAAIDDTPVTTTATTALGAGLPVVVAPAMHEPMYDHPGVAEAIDRVESWGVSFVPPRIEEGKAKIASIDAIALATARAANDHPLAGRRVVVTSGPTSEAIDPVRTLTNRSSGKTGRAVARACYIRGANVTLVHDGPEVSSADVEPVESAAEMLAAVEGAAENADALVSAAAIGDYTVEASAEKIRSGREGLTLDLEPTPKVLDSVRESHPDLPIVGFKTETSGDDEAMVAAARKTLSRVDLAFVVANDASVMGSDRTRALVVRENGVREYDGDKSGLGARVADELVTELD, encoded by the coding sequence ATGCTCGAAGGAGCGAACGTCGCGCTCGGGGTCTCGGGGTCGATCGCGGCGGTGAAGACCGTGGAACTCGCCCACGAGCTCCGGCGGCGCGGGGCCACGGTGCGAGCGGTGATGACCGAGAGTGCACAGGGAATCGTCCACCCGTGGGCGGTCGAGTTCGCGACCGAGAATCCGGTCGTGACGGAGATCACGGGTCGGATCGAACACGTCGACCTCTGCGGTCGCGACGGCTGGGCGGACGTCCTCCTGGTCGCCCCCGCGACCGCGAACACGGTCGGGAAGATGGCGGCCGCGATCGACGACACCCCCGTGACGACGACCGCGACGACGGCGCTCGGGGCGGGCCTCCCGGTCGTGGTCGCGCCCGCGATGCACGAGCCGATGTACGACCACCCCGGCGTGGCCGAGGCCATCGACCGGGTCGAGTCGTGGGGGGTCTCGTTCGTCCCGCCGCGGATCGAGGAGGGCAAGGCCAAGATCGCTTCGATCGACGCCATCGCGCTCGCGACCGCCCGCGCCGCGAACGACCACCCGCTCGCAGGTCGGCGCGTCGTGGTCACCAGCGGCCCCACCTCGGAGGCCATCGACCCGGTGCGAACGCTCACGAACCGATCCTCGGGAAAAACGGGGCGGGCCGTCGCGCGGGCGTGCTACATCCGCGGCGCGAACGTCACCCTCGTCCACGACGGGCCCGAGGTCTCCTCCGCCGACGTCGAACCCGTCGAGAGCGCCGCCGAGATGCTAGCTGCCGTCGAGGGAGCGGCCGAGAACGCCGACGCGCTGGTCTCGGCGGCGGCGATCGGCGACTACACCGTCGAGGCCAGTGCCGAGAAGATCCGCTCGGGTCGGGAAGGGCTGACCCTCGACCTCGAACCCACCCCGAAGGTGCTCGATTCGGTCCGTGAATCCCACCCGGACCTCCCGATAGTCGGGTTCAAGACGGAGACGAGCGGCGACGACGAGGCGATGGTCGCGGCGGCCCGGAAGACGCTCTCACGGGTCGACCTCGCCTTCGTGGTCGCCAACGACGCGAGCGTGATGGGAAGCGACCGAACGCGCGCGCTCGTGGTTCGCGAGAACGGCGTCAGGGAGTACGACGGCGACAAATCGGGCCTCGGCGCGCGGGTCGCCGACGAGCTCGTGACCGAACTCGACTGA